In Calothrix sp. PCC 7507, one DNA window encodes the following:
- a CDS encoding ATP-binding sensor histidine kinase, with amino-acid sequence MTNTQVRISGYHVSEQLYNGSRTLVYRGYKEQNQQPVVIKLLKNPYPSFTELLSFCNQYTIARNLNVPGIIQTYSLETYQNGYALVMEDFGGISLKQWRSVPSLMEFLLLAIALCNILDVLIRHRIIHKDIKPANILINPETGDIKLIDFSIASLLPRETQSLKSLNVLEGTLGYLSPEQTGRMNRGIDYRTDFYSLGVTFYELLTGKLPFPSNDPMELVHCHIAKLPPLMHEINPEIAPTLSEIVMKLMAKNAEDRYQSAFGLKYDLETCLRQLQQTGKIASFAIGQRDVSDRFIIPEKLYGREEEVKTLLAAFDRVTNHQMVTERSRSTELMLVAGFSGIGKTAIINEVHKPIVEQQGYFIKGKFDQFNRNIPFSAFVQTFRDLMRQLLSENDTQLLAWKTKILTALGDNGQVIVEVIPELEQIIGHQPPAPNLSGTAAQNRFNLLFQKFIQVFTTKEHPLVIFLDDLQWADSASLKLMQLLMDESEVGYLLLIGAYRDNEVSAAHPLMLTLEEIAKAKVTINIITLAPLSAASLNQLVADTLSCSPEVAQPLTQLVYQKTKGNPFFSTQFLKALYEDGLIQFDFDGGTWQCDIPQVQALALTDDVVEFMALQLQKLPTATQDVLKLAACIGNEFDLASLAIAGGASSNNVSETSEAETATALWKALQEGLILPQTEVYKFYIGQEIQTNAQQISQAVTYKFLHDRVQQAAYFLIPEEEKQTTHLKLGQLLLNNISASEQQEKIFQIVSQLNMGLGLITHQTERNQVAQLNLVAGCKAKASTAYTAAVEYLTLGIELLAVDSWQNQYDLTLALYEEAAEAEYLNTHFEQAISLADLILQQTTHLLDKIKTYELKVQIYIAQDQQVQAIETGLKALEQLKISLILPGVEQKNYLKPLPELTNLANIPEMSNPESLAALRLLISITPPVHHVKPEMFPSVALTMLHLCLEQGHSSLAAFVYGIYGLFLSAVIGDVDTAYHSGQISLELLEQYHAKEISSKIYMLFGAFICAFKEHGRNTIQLLREGMQCGLEVGDIEYASYSMMAECKHLFLIGEPLNSVDQRQAKYIDLLLNFKQKHCVDYAQIWRQLTLNFLGQTSDQFHLTGIDFDETEMLLHFHKTHNHQSLFAIYVAKTIVLYNFQKYEQAVTNAEQATEFVDGAFGPLIVAGHNFYYSLSLLAQYSECDSHHQERCLNQVAANQKLMGYWADHARANYQHKYDLVAAETARVMGDPLKAMEYYDRAIAVAKENGYLNEEALSNELAAKFYLNWGKEKVAQAYLQEAYYCYALWDAKAKIDDLETRYPQLLQTILQQKQFTLQPLETLAIPSRTIHQPTQTSSSSSTSISEALDFATILKVSQSLSSEIQLDKLLQGLLNAIMTNAGASKCVLMLMHDNDLLIEAIAQLGQEPSIGLALPIDQSFDVPISLIYIVKRSLQSLVIDDARTEASLVADFYITKHQPKSLLCHPIVHQGKLLGILYLENNLATEAFTADRLEIVKLLSSQAAISLENANLYNTLEEKVSDRTQQLSQALEELKTTQDQLVESKKMAALGSLVAGVAHEVNTPVGTSITLVSTLIDKTTTLITTVEQGQLKRADLTNYLNIAKECGDIILTNLNSAAELVQSFKQVAVDQTNLEQRTIKVKLYLEETLFSLAPNLRKTLHTVTITGDDTVTITSYPGALAQVATNLVMNSLMHAYQPEETGEMHFQVLKQGDQAIIQYRDDGCGVPEEHLSRIFEPFFTTARHRGGTGLGLHIVYNLVTQKLRGTINVQSQVGMGTLFIVTLPLEPQVTPSTPELGMSEYVQRKSNSSQISH; translated from the coding sequence ATGACTAATACCCAAGTCAGGATAAGCGGATATCATGTTAGCGAACAACTCTACAACGGTTCCAGAACCCTAGTTTATCGAGGATATAAAGAGCAAAACCAACAGCCTGTAGTTATCAAGCTGCTGAAAAATCCTTATCCCAGCTTTACTGAACTCTTGTCCTTTTGCAATCAGTACACCATAGCCAGAAATCTCAACGTACCTGGAATTATTCAAACCTACAGTTTGGAGACATATCAGAATGGCTATGCGTTGGTAATGGAAGACTTTGGGGGAATTTCCTTAAAGCAATGGAGAAGTGTACCAAGCCTGATGGAATTTTTGCTCTTAGCGATCGCCCTGTGCAATATATTAGATGTTCTCATTCGCCATCGCATTATTCACAAAGATATTAAACCTGCGAATATTCTGATTAATCCAGAAACTGGCGACATCAAACTCATTGACTTTAGTATTGCATCTCTACTGCCACGGGAAACCCAATCCCTGAAAAGTCTCAATGTGTTGGAGGGAACACTCGGCTATTTGTCGCCGGAACAAACCGGACGCATGAATCGCGGCATAGACTACCGCACGGATTTCTATTCTCTAGGCGTAACTTTTTACGAGTTATTAACGGGAAAATTACCATTCCCATCAAACGATCCGATGGAGTTAGTGCATTGCCATATTGCCAAACTTCCACCTTTGATGCATGAGATTAATCCAGAAATTGCACCGACACTCTCAGAAATTGTCATGAAATTGATGGCGAAAAATGCTGAAGACCGCTATCAAAGTGCATTCGGGCTGAAATATGATTTAGAAACTTGTTTGCGTCAACTGCAGCAGACGGGCAAAATTGCCAGTTTCGCGATTGGGCAAAGGGATGTTAGCGATCGCTTCATTATCCCTGAAAAACTCTATGGTCGAGAAGAGGAAGTGAAAACTTTGCTAGCAGCGTTTGATCGCGTTACTAATCATCAAATGGTTACTGAGCGTAGCCGAAGTACGGAACTGATGTTAGTGGCCGGGTTTTCTGGTATTGGTAAAACGGCGATTATTAACGAAGTCCATAAGCCGATTGTCGAACAACAGGGCTATTTCATCAAAGGCAAGTTTGACCAGTTTAATCGTAATATTCCTTTTTCTGCTTTTGTACAGACGTTTCGAGATTTAATGAGGCAATTGCTCAGTGAAAATGATACACAATTATTAGCTTGGAAAACCAAAATCTTAACAGCGTTGGGTGATAATGGGCAAGTTATTGTTGAGGTAATTCCAGAACTAGAACAAATTATCGGTCATCAACCACCTGCACCTAATTTATCTGGAACTGCGGCACAGAATCGCTTTAATTTACTCTTTCAAAAGTTTATCCAAGTATTCACTACCAAAGAACATCCCCTAGTGATTTTCTTGGATGATTTACAGTGGGCAGATTCAGCATCTTTGAAGTTAATGCAGTTGCTGATGGATGAGTCAGAAGTGGGGTATCTATTATTAATTGGAGCTTACCGCGATAATGAGGTTTCTGCTGCTCATCCTTTGATGTTGACACTAGAAGAGATTGCTAAAGCCAAAGTCACAATTAACATTATTACACTAGCACCGTTGAGTGCAGCAAGTTTAAACCAATTAGTTGCCGATACCCTCAGTTGTTCACCAGAAGTTGCACAACCATTAACTCAATTGGTATATCAAAAAACCAAGGGTAATCCATTTTTTAGCACGCAATTTCTCAAAGCACTGTATGAAGATGGGCTGATCCAGTTTGATTTTGATGGGGGAACTTGGCAATGTGACATTCCGCAAGTGCAAGCCTTAGCTCTGACGGATGATGTCGTTGAATTTATGGCATTGCAATTGCAGAAGTTGCCAACAGCGACGCAGGATGTGTTGAAATTAGCGGCGTGTATTGGTAACGAATTTGACTTAGCCAGCTTGGCAATCGCAGGAGGTGCAAGCTCTAATAATGTATCTGAAACATCAGAAGCCGAAACTGCAACAGCCCTATGGAAAGCTTTACAAGAGGGGTTAATCCTACCTCAAACTGAAGTTTATAAGTTCTATATAGGTCAAGAAATTCAAACAAATGCACAACAAATCTCACAAGCAGTTACTTATAAATTTTTACACGATCGCGTCCAACAAGCTGCTTATTTTCTGATACCTGAAGAGGAAAAACAGACTACTCACTTAAAGCTGGGACAGCTACTGTTAAATAATATTTCTGCGAGCGAACAACAAGAGAAGATTTTTCAGATTGTTAGTCAATTGAACATGGGCTTGGGGTTAATTACTCACCAGACAGAACGCAATCAAGTAGCTCAGTTAAATCTTGTAGCTGGATGCAAAGCTAAGGCTTCCACTGCCTATACTGCTGCGGTTGAGTATTTAACGCTAGGAATAGAACTGCTAGCAGTAGATAGCTGGCAAAATCAGTATGATCTGACGCTGGCGCTGTATGAAGAAGCCGCAGAAGCAGAATACTTAAACACCCACTTTGAACAAGCTATTAGTTTAGCAGACTTGATATTGCAGCAAACCACACATCTGTTAGACAAAATTAAAACCTATGAGCTAAAAGTGCAAATTTATATTGCTCAAGATCAGCAAGTTCAAGCTATTGAAACAGGGTTAAAAGCACTAGAGCAGTTAAAAATTTCGTTGATATTACCTGGTGTCGAGCAGAAGAATTATTTAAAGCCACTACCAGAGTTGACGAATTTAGCCAACATCCCAGAAATGAGCAATCCTGAATCTCTGGCTGCACTGCGGTTGCTGATTAGCATTACTCCTCCTGTTCATCATGTCAAGCCAGAGATGTTTCCGTCAGTGGCGCTGACAATGCTCCATCTTTGTCTTGAGCAGGGACATTCATCCCTAGCTGCTTTTGTCTATGGAATCTATGGCTTATTTCTGTCTGCTGTCATTGGCGATGTAGATACGGCTTATCACTCAGGTCAGATATCTCTAGAGCTACTAGAACAATACCATGCTAAAGAAATTAGCTCCAAAATTTATATGCTCTTTGGTGCTTTTATATGTGCTTTCAAGGAGCATGGTCGAAATACTATTCAATTGTTACGAGAAGGTATGCAGTGTGGGCTAGAAGTTGGAGACATCGAATACGCTAGCTATTCAATGATGGCTGAGTGTAAACATTTATTCTTGATTGGAGAACCTCTAAATTCTGTTGATCAAAGGCAAGCAAAATATATTGATTTACTTTTAAACTTCAAACAAAAGCATTGTGTTGATTATGCCCAGATTTGGCGGCAACTCACTTTAAACTTCCTCGGACAAACCTCTGACCAATTTCACCTGACTGGGATTGATTTTGATGAGACAGAAATGCTACTGCATTTTCATAAAACCCATAATCATCAGTCACTATTTGCCATCTATGTAGCCAAAACAATTGTACTTTATAATTTTCAAAAGTATGAACAGGCTGTAACTAATGCAGAGCAAGCCACTGAGTTTGTAGATGGAGCCTTTGGCCCACTAATTGTTGCTGGACATAACTTTTACTACTCTTTGTCCTTACTTGCACAGTATTCTGAGTGCGATAGCCATCACCAGGAACGTTGCTTAAATCAAGTAGCTGCCAACCAAAAACTCATGGGCTACTGGGCTGATCATGCTAGAGCTAATTACCAGCACAAGTATGATTTAGTTGCAGCAGAAACAGCGCGAGTGATGGGAGATCCACTCAAAGCAATGGAGTATTATGATCGCGCCATTGCAGTCGCTAAAGAAAATGGCTACCTCAACGAAGAAGCACTTAGCAATGAGTTAGCAGCCAAATTCTACCTCAACTGGGGCAAAGAAAAGGTAGCTCAAGCCTACCTCCAAGAAGCCTATTACTGCTACGCTCTTTGGGATGCCAAAGCTAAAATCGATGACTTGGAAACACGTTATCCGCAATTACTCCAAACTATTCTGCAACAAAAGCAATTCACTCTCCAGCCCTTAGAAACCCTCGCCATACCTTCCCGCACCATCCATCAACCAACGCAAACATCTAGCTCCAGCAGCACTTCTATCTCTGAAGCCTTAGATTTTGCCACCATCCTCAAAGTCTCCCAGAGCCTGTCTAGCGAGATTCAATTAGATAAATTGCTCCAAGGCTTGCTTAATGCAATTATGACCAATGCTGGAGCCAGCAAATGTGTGCTGATGTTGATGCATGATAATGACTTGCTCATAGAAGCGATCGCTCAACTAGGACAAGAACCCAGCATTGGGCTAGCATTGCCAATAGATCAGAGTTTTGATGTTCCTATCAGTCTAATTTACATTGTCAAACGCAGTCTACAATCTCTTGTGATTGATGATGCCAGAACTGAGGCGTCTCTGGTGGCTGATTTTTACATCACAAAGCACCAGCCTAAAAGCCTACTGTGTCATCCCATTGTGCATCAGGGTAAACTGCTGGGAATTTTGTATCTGGAAAATAACCTGGCTACGGAAGCATTTACAGCAGATAGGTTGGAAATTGTCAAGCTTCTTTCATCCCAAGCTGCCATTTCGCTCGAAAATGCTAATCTCTACAATACTCTCGAAGAAAAAGTTAGCGATCGCACTCAACAACTTTCCCAAGCTTTGGAAGAACTCAAAACGACTCAAGATCAACTCGTAGAATCCAAGAAAATGGCTGCTTTAGGTAGCTTGGTTGCAGGGGTTGCTCATGAAGTCAACACCCCTGTAGGTACTAGCATCACACTGGTATCAACCCTAATTGATAAAACTACTACTCTCATCACCACAGTTGAGCAGGGACAGCTGAAACGGGCTGATTTGACCAACTACCTGAACATAGCTAAAGAATGCGGAGACATTATTTTAACAAACCTGAATAGTGCCGCCGAGTTGGTGCAAAGTTTCAAACAGGTTGCTGTCGATCAAACCAACCTGGAGCAACGCACTATTAAGGTCAAACTTTATCTGGAAGAAACCCTTTTTAGTTTGGCACCAAATTTAAGAAAAACACTACATACAGTAACTATAACTGGCGATGATACTGTAACCATCACCAGTTATCCAGGAGCCTTAGCACAAGTTGCCACCAACTTGGTGATGAACTCCCTCATGCACGCATATCAGCCTGAAGAAACTGGGGAAATGCACTTTCAGGTGTTAAAGCAAGGCGATCAGGCGATCATTCAGTACCGTGATGATGGTTGTGGTGTTCCGGAAGAACATTTGAGCCGCATTTTTGAACCCTTTTTCACCACAGCAAGGCATCGGGGTGGGACAGGGCTAGGACTGCATATTGTCTACAATCTTGTCACCCAAAAATTGCGAGGAACGATCAATGTGCAAAGCCAAGTGGGGATGGGAACCCTATTTATAGTAACCCTTCCACTTGAGCCACAGGTCACTCCATCAACGCCAGAATTAGGGATGAGCGAGTATGTCCAACGAAAATCAAATAGTTCCCAAATCAGCCACTGA
- a CDS encoding sensor histidine kinase: MSNENQIVPKSATDALFVFADDEDRFILADDDGGQPTNKNDSGSQIVPNSPPAPVAIWKVLIVDDDVSVHRATILALEDCTFEGKSLMFLHAHSGAEAKYLIQAHPDMALILLDVVMETHDAGLQVVQYIRAELHNHQVRIILRTGQPGEAPEASVILDYDINDYRLKTELTRQKLITVVISSLRSYGNILTIENQNSELTHTLEHLQQTQAQLIQAEKMSSLGQMVAGVAHEINNPINFIYGNLFHTETYVQALLKLIKTYQEYYPLPVAAIQTTAESIDLPFLMEDLPKLLDSMQAGANRIKHIVESLRNFSRLDEAQIKPVDIHSGIDSTLLILQHRLQANDQHPEITVIKEYGQLPLVNCYVGALNQVFMNILSNAIDALDMGIGNSVMTSETFSLPTIRIRTEIQDANRVLIHIADNGTGMSESILKRIFNPFFTTKPVGSGTGLGLSISYSIVVEQHGGHLTCSSAPGKGTEFVIDISIGSCA; the protein is encoded by the coding sequence ATGTCCAACGAAAATCAAATAGTTCCCAAATCAGCCACTGATGCTCTGTTCGTCTTTGCGGACGACGAGGATAGGTTTATCTTGGCAGATGACGATGGCGGACAACCAACCAATAAAAATGATAGTGGTTCCCAAATCGTTCCCAACTCTCCACCAGCGCCTGTAGCAATTTGGAAAGTCTTGATCGTGGATGACGATGTATCAGTCCATCGAGCCACAATCCTGGCACTCGAAGATTGCACCTTTGAGGGTAAATCACTGATGTTTCTCCATGCTCACTCTGGTGCAGAAGCGAAGTATTTAATCCAAGCACATCCAGATATGGCGTTAATTTTGCTGGATGTCGTTATGGAAACACATGATGCTGGATTGCAGGTAGTTCAGTATATTCGAGCAGAATTACACAACCACCAAGTACGAATTATTTTACGTACAGGTCAGCCTGGAGAAGCGCCCGAAGCCTCGGTTATTCTTGACTACGATATTAACGACTATCGGCTCAAAACAGAACTGACAAGGCAAAAGCTGATTACAGTGGTGATTTCTTCCCTCCGTTCCTACGGTAATATCCTCACAATAGAAAACCAAAATTCTGAACTAACCCATACCTTAGAGCATCTTCAACAAACTCAAGCTCAACTAATTCAAGCAGAAAAAATGTCGTCTTTGGGTCAAATGGTTGCAGGAGTTGCTCACGAAATTAACAATCCGATAAACTTCATTTATGGCAACCTGTTTCATACAGAAACTTATGTGCAGGCTCTACTAAAACTCATCAAAACCTATCAAGAATATTATCCCCTTCCAGTGGCAGCGATCCAAACTACGGCAGAATCTATTGATTTACCGTTTTTGATGGAGGATTTACCTAAACTACTCGACTCAATGCAAGCTGGAGCTAACCGGATTAAACATATTGTTGAATCACTGCGTAACTTCTCCCGCTTAGATGAAGCCCAAATTAAACCAGTAGACATTCACTCTGGTATTGATAGCACTCTGTTAATTTTGCAGCACCGACTCCAAGCTAATGATCAGCATCCAGAGATCACAGTGATTAAGGAATATGGTCAACTGCCTTTGGTTAACTGCTATGTCGGTGCCCTCAATCAGGTATTTATGAATATCTTGAGTAATGCAATTGATGCCTTGGATATGGGGATTGGCAATTCGGTAATGACAAGTGAAACATTTTCGCTCCCGACAATTCGCATTCGCACTGAAATTCAGGATGCTAATAGAGTGCTGATTCATATTGCTGACAATGGTACGGGTATGAGTGAATCAATACTTAAGAGAATATTTAATCCTTTTTTTACCACTAAGCCTGTGGGTAGCGGCACAGGTTTGGGATTATCGATTAGTTACTCGATTGTGGTGGAACAGCATGGCGGTCATTTAACCTGTTCTTCCGCGCCAGGTAAAGGTACAGAGTTTGTTATCGATATTTCTATTGGGAGTTGCGCCTGA
- a CDS encoding NUDIX domain-containing protein, with the protein MSESGVNDDRSYSQRTIIEAGQKVKFVDLGTSFTPAFDKITSVLVVPFTQDGLIICAHLDRGIDLPGGHVEVDELTCEVTARREVMEEVGVTLGELKLVKVIQSDYYGSEPEQLTYIVVMTAFVEDILPGECTHESSGRSIIDIEQFIAQYQAGDKEDMHRIVLDAKKVL; encoded by the coding sequence ATGAGTGAGAGCGGTGTTAACGACGATCGCAGCTACAGCCAAAGAACTATCATCGAAGCAGGGCAAAAGGTCAAATTTGTTGATTTAGGCACTTCGTTCACCCCTGCATTTGACAAGATAACCAGCGTTCTCGTTGTCCCTTTTACCCAAGATGGTTTGATTATCTGCGCTCACCTTGACCGTGGTATTGATTTACCTGGGGGACATGTCGAAGTAGATGAACTGACTTGTGAAGTAACCGCCAGACGTGAGGTGATGGAAGAGGTTGGGGTAACGCTGGGTGAATTAAAACTGGTGAAGGTTATCCAATCTGATTACTACGGTAGCGAACCTGAACAACTGACATATATTGTGGTGATGACTGCATTTGTTGAGGATATACTTCCAGGTGAATGCACACATGAAAGTTCAGGAAGAAGCATCATCGATATTGAGCAGTTTATCGCTCAATATCAAGCTGGCGACAAAGAAGATATGCACCGCATCGTGCTAGATGCTAAAAAAGTCCTATAG
- a CDS encoding Uma2 family endonuclease, protein MILQASNQLTLEEFLKLPPGEGDITYEFVDGKAIPKMSPKFFHSKLTHAFVNLIEQESEERGVVCAEWSVVLKRRGKDWVPTPDVLYISHERLPANWNEDEACPVPPDLVIEIISPFGFESSQSTETAKTATLSPGQTFGQMAAKAKDYLDAQVLRVWVVDSQARSITVFYPDAAPQTYMGDEILQDALFPGLEFTVEQVFQKAKIPLNT, encoded by the coding sequence ATGATACTCCAAGCCAGTAATCAACTCACCTTAGAAGAGTTTTTGAAACTTCCCCCAGGCGAGGGAGATATAACCTACGAATTCGTTGATGGCAAAGCAATTCCTAAGATGTCACCAAAGTTTTTTCACTCTAAACTGACTCACGCCTTTGTCAATCTAATTGAGCAAGAAAGTGAGGAACGGGGAGTAGTTTGTGCAGAATGGTCTGTTGTATTAAAGCGTCGAGGAAAAGATTGGGTACCGACACCTGATGTTTTGTACATCTCTCATGAACGCTTACCCGCTAATTGGAACGAAGATGAAGCATGTCCTGTTCCTCCTGATTTAGTAATTGAAATTATTTCGCCCTTCGGGTTCGAGAGTTCGCAATCGACGGAAACCGCCAAGACTGCGACTCTCTCACCTGGACAAACTTTTGGACAAATGGCGGCTAAAGCCAAAGACTATTTAGATGCTCAAGTATTGCGGGTGTGGGTGGTAGATAGCCAAGCCAGAAGCATCACTGTGTTTTATCCAGATGCAGCGCCACAGACTTATATGGGAGATGAAATACTGCAAGATGCTCTATTTCCAGGGTTAGAATTTACTGTTGAGCAAGTGTTTCAAAAGGCGAAAATTCCCTTAAATACTTAA
- the aroB gene encoding 3-dehydroquinate synthase — MTSVINVNLPEQSYEIAIASASLDQLGERMTSLHLGKKVLLVSNPTIFKHYGERAITSLTAAGFEVATCNLPPGERYKNLNSIQKIYDSALEHRLERSSTIVALGGGVVGDMAGFAAATWLRGINVVQVPTTLLAMVDSSVGGKTGVNHPHGKNLIGAFYQPRFVLIDPDVLKTLPMREFRAGMAEVIKYGVIWDAELFAQLEASKHLNQLRYVKPELIETILTRSCQAKADVVSKDEKEGGLRAILNYGHTIGHAVESLTGYRLVNHGEAVAIGMVAAGQIAAALGLWQKEDVERQNALIQKAGLPTQLPEGIDIEGIIDALQLDKKVRDGKVRFILPTQIGVVTITDEVPADTIRKVLQHM; from the coding sequence ATGACTTCTGTTATTAATGTGAATCTACCAGAGCAGTCTTATGAGATTGCGATCGCCTCTGCGAGTTTAGACCAACTGGGTGAACGGATGACCAGTTTGCATCTCGGCAAGAAAGTACTGCTGGTTTCTAATCCGACGATATTTAAACATTATGGCGAAAGAGCAATAACTTCTCTCACAGCAGCAGGATTTGAAGTTGCTACCTGTAACCTACCACCAGGGGAACGCTACAAAAACCTCAACTCCATCCAAAAAATCTACGATAGCGCCCTAGAACATCGCCTAGAACGTTCTTCTACTATCGTGGCTTTGGGGGGAGGTGTCGTTGGTGATATGGCTGGCTTTGCGGCTGCAACTTGGCTGCGGGGAATTAATGTAGTACAAGTACCCACCACGCTTTTAGCAATGGTTGATTCTTCGGTAGGGGGTAAAACTGGGGTGAACCATCCCCACGGGAAAAACCTAATTGGCGCATTCTACCAGCCGCGCTTTGTCTTAATCGACCCAGATGTATTAAAAACTCTGCCGATGCGCGAGTTTCGGGCGGGAATGGCGGAAGTGATTAAATATGGTGTAATTTGGGATGCGGAATTATTTGCTCAGTTAGAAGCCAGCAAACACCTGAATCAACTCCGCTACGTCAAGCCGGAACTTATAGAAACCATATTAACCCGCTCTTGTCAAGCAAAAGCCGATGTCGTCAGCAAAGACGAGAAAGAAGGTGGACTCAGAGCAATTCTAAACTATGGTCACACCATTGGTCACGCAGTAGAAAGCTTAACAGGTTATCGTTTAGTTAATCACGGTGAAGCTGTCGCTATAGGTATGGTAGCAGCAGGACAAATTGCAGCAGCACTGGGATTGTGGCAAAAGGAAGATGTAGAACGCCAAAACGCCCTAATTCAAAAAGCGGGTTTACCAACTCAGTTACCAGAGGGGATAGATATTGAAGGGATTATTGACGCTTTGCAACTAGATAAAAAAGTCAGAGATGGCAAAGTTAGATTTATTTTGCCAACCCAAATTGGTGTAGTGACAATCACCGATGAAGTCCCAGCAGATACCATCCGCAAAGTCTTGCAGCACATGTGA
- a CDS encoding COP23 domain-containing protein, giving the protein MKWKLSLSAQMLGAITLALSSIATLIQPGYTQSNKFYCGMSGGVPATLVRTSRGNIPVIRWVDNTFPAPWTPQLRCEEISARFQNFYNNGTLNFLRAGKFGQQPVLCVASYKGGSCLPNGVLVTLKGDTDAPRTLQRLLDRQGLGGGRPIDLSGGDGKQLLSYDKDVAYLDVAKFLSQVESSGRGESCPAGKPAWQC; this is encoded by the coding sequence ATGAAATGGAAACTAAGTTTATCTGCTCAGATGTTAGGTGCTATCACCCTTGCCCTTAGCTCTATTGCTACTCTAATTCAACCAGGCTATACACAGAGTAACAAGTTTTACTGTGGTATGAGTGGGGGTGTGCCAGCAACATTAGTTCGGACTTCCAGGGGAAATATACCAGTAATTCGTTGGGTGGACAATACCTTTCCTGCACCTTGGACTCCCCAGCTACGTTGTGAAGAAATATCTGCAAGATTCCAAAATTTCTACAACAATGGCACACTAAATTTTCTAAGAGCAGGTAAATTTGGTCAGCAACCTGTATTGTGTGTTGCCAGTTACAAGGGTGGTTCTTGTCTGCCTAACGGAGTGTTGGTGACATTGAAGGGTGATACTGATGCTCCGCGGACGCTCCAACGGTTATTGGATCGCCAAGGTTTAGGTGGTGGTAGACCAATTGATCTGAGTGGCGGTGATGGTAAACAATTGTTGTCTTACGACAAAGACGTAGCCTACCTGGATGTAGCCAAGTTCCTCTCTCAAGTAGAAAGTTCAGGAAGAGGCGAATCCTGTCCAGCAGGAAAACCAGCTTGGCAATGTTGA
- a CDS encoding serine protease encodes MDWRLIMLIACIGSLSVSPLGAKPNLGVLNAQGSKQKSAQQLQQLAKSITVKVLSKDFLGSGILIQKNGSVYQVLTNAHVLRSGNPPYQIQTPDGRIYRTDLSKMSNRSTLSYFHGNDLAILQFRSPQFSYKVASLGHTSTLSVGNEVFAAGFPFDSQGIQDTGFVFRQGQISLVLDKALEGGYRIGYTNDIVKGMSGGPLLNRAGQLVAINGKHAEPLWGSPYVYQDGTKPKPSLLKQMSKYSWGIPIEVFMQMGSPSFINNYSYTDIQPEVNQ; translated from the coding sequence ATAGATTGGCGTTTAATAATGCTGATTGCCTGTATTGGCAGTTTATCTGTTTCCCCACTAGGCGCAAAACCAAATCTTGGGGTTTTAAATGCACAAGGTTCAAAGCAAAAATCTGCCCAGCAATTACAACAGCTAGCTAAGTCAATCACAGTCAAAGTACTATCAAAAGATTTCTTGGGATCGGGAATTCTGATTCAAAAAAATGGGTCAGTTTATCAGGTGCTGACTAACGCCCATGTACTGAGGTCGGGCAATCCACCTTATCAGATTCAAACTCCTGATGGCCGCATTTATAGGACTGATTTATCTAAGATGAGCAATCGCTCTACTCTTTCCTATTTCCACGGTAACGATTTAGCTATATTACAGTTTCGCAGCCCCCAGTTCAGCTATAAAGTTGCATCTCTCGGTCATACATCCACTTTGAGCGTAGGCAATGAAGTTTTTGCTGCGGGGTTTCCCTTTGATAGCCAAGGTATCCAAGATACAGGATTTGTTTTCCGCCAAGGTCAAATTTCTTTAGTGCTAGACAAAGCCTTGGAAGGCGGTTATCGGATTGGATATACCAATGATATTGTCAAAGGCATGAGTGGGGGACCATTACTAAATCGTGCTGGACAGCTTGTGGCTATCAACGGCAAACATGCTGAACCTCTTTGGGGTTCGCCATATGTATATCAAGATGGAACAAAACCCAAACCATCCCTGCTCAAACAGATGAGCAAATATAGCTGGGGTATTCCCATTGAAGTGTTTATGCAGATGGGATCACCATCATTTATCAATAATTATTCTTATACAGATATTCAGCCAGAGGTCAACCAATGA